The DNA segment TTCCAAATTCGAGCATCGCCGCTACCCTTTCCTTTTAAAATGCATTATTATTTGCAGAACTAATACAAACATATCATTAGTCATGTTAACTTTATAAGGTAAAAATTTCTGGCTAATTAGTGATCTAATACACACATGAAATGAACCCAATTAACATGTGAATTTTGGAGTGTAGATTGGTAAACTTCCCATGCATTACACATGAAAATAGCAAAAATGGAAACTAAAAACCACCTTTCTAGCGGCATATTTGTATTCCCCTGTTAAAAAGGCTCAACCAAAAATgacaagaaaaggaaagaaagaaacaCTGTTCCACATGGAaatggaaaaagagaaaatataaaataaaaccctTTGTGGGTCCTATTATTCAATAGCAAATGAATAATAAGAATgctgcaaaaatggcttatatatttatatttatatgagcCTCTTCCATTTAAGCCTTGACTCACCCActtctctgtttctttcattttcttattcTTCGTTTGTTCTCTTTCTCTCAGGCCTTTTCACAAACACATTGTTACTCGAGCATTCATTGAAGCTTTTCCTTGTAGAAACCACCATGGGAAGACCTCAGCAACGATACCGTGGTGTTCGTCAAAGACATTGGGGCTCTTGGGTCTCTGAAATTCGACACCCCGTCTTGTaattttcttgtaatttctttTTTCATGTTGAAAAAGAATGTGGTTATTATTGCTTTAATGAAAGAAACCTTTGTGTGTGCGTTTTTCAGGAAGACTAGAATATGGCTAGGCACATTTGAAACAGCAGAGGATGCTGCAACAGCATATGATGAGGCAGCAAGGTTAATGTGTGGGGCAAAAGCTCGAACCAATTTCCCATTCAATCCTAATGATCCTACTTCTTCATCAAAGCTTCTCTCAGCTACCTTGGCAGCTAAGTTGCATAAATGTCATATGGCAGCACTTCAACTAGCTAAAACAAATGCAGCAAAAGAGTCATATTCAGCACAATGTCACCCTTTAACTCCCACCCATGGCATTGCCGGAAATAATGCGCAAAAGGGTTATCGCCGGCAACCGGAGATCAAATGGGAAGCGGAAGAAAATCCAGTGGGGAGCGAACAACAGTTCATCCCACTAGAAGATGATGATATAGACCAAATGATAGAGGAGTTGCTTGATTATGGATCTATTGAACTTTGTTCTAGTAGTTCTACTTAAGGTCTAACTATTTGTAAGCATGTCCCCCCACCCCGGCCCCCCAAATGTTAATGCATAAGCTTCCcttttcttcttccatttttCTAGCTCTTGGTAATCATATATAGGCCATTAGTAATGTGAAAGTATTCAAGTAGGAAATTCTAAGGATCAGTTACGATATATATGTTCGAATCTCTATATTATCtaaattacattgaaaatgttaGAATATCAACCACTAATTCTTTATATTATGCTGGTGACAAGTTTAATTAAGGggttaaaaaagaaaatagtatAGAATTTGGAAAGTGCAAAAAATAGGTAAAAGTATTGTGGAGGCTCTTGTCTAAGTGTCAAATTGTATTTtgcccctctactaaaaaatgggtaaattagtccctctacattatatcaaagagcaaattagttatttttgttaaaaactttatctatttttacAGTTAAAAAATAGTGTGGCTGACAAAATAACTAGACAGTGACACCTAGTGTGCTACATGTACTCCATGCTCATGTATAGATATCAGTTTTTAAcactaaaaatagataaaaattttaacaaaatgatcaatttactttttgatctaacgtaaagggattaatttatttaatttttttagataaaaaagATAAAGTGTTATTGAACTCTTAATACAAATGCCTCCATTATATTTTAACCGGGGAAGAATAGATGGTTGAATGCTTCTTTTGAGATGAACCTTTTGTTCCATTTCTTTTTTCCTCTATGTTCATTGGGGGCAATGAATAAAGTATAGTACTTTACTTGATTAGACCTCCTCAGTGTGAATGCAAGCCTCTTAtgctttcaaaagaaaataataaaataacaatataatttttagaattagcaCCAAATATTACAAATCTATATGATTACCgatcattttc comes from the Gossypium hirsutum isolate 1008001.06 chromosome A06, Gossypium_hirsutum_v2.1, whole genome shotgun sequence genome and includes:
- the LOC107934634 gene encoding ethylene-responsive transcription factor ERF003; translation: MSLFHLSLDSPTSLFLSFSYSSFVLFLSGLFTNTLLLEHSLKLFLVETTMGRPQQRYRGVRQRHWGSWVSEIRHPVLKTRIWLGTFETAEDAATAYDEAARLMCGAKARTNFPFNPNDPTSSSKLLSATLAAKLHKCHMAALQLAKTNAAKESYSAQCHPLTPTHGIAGNNAQKGYRRQPEIKWEAEENPVGSEQQFIPLEDDDIDQMIEELLDYGSIELCSSSST